One region of Bosea sp. 29B genomic DNA includes:
- a CDS encoding 4-(cytidine 5'-diphospho)-2-C-methyl-D-erythritol kinase: MFARLATRAPAKVNLSLSVLGRRADGYHELDSLVAFAGVGDELSLTPGEAGELQISGPFAAGLSTGPDNLVLKAERVLREEIAGLRSGRFHLVKRLPVASGIGGGSTDAAAALRLLARLNDLPLSHPALLAAAGRIGADVPVCLEARARVMRGVGERLGPVLRLPRLFALLVNPGVAVETAPVFRALGLQSGQGHPGGVEPFQANASAPATSAALITALAATGNDLEAPARVVAPAIGEVLSALSASPGCRLARMSGSGATCFAVFDDCRASAAAAKRLAHGRPDWWLKPTVLR; encoded by the coding sequence TTGTTTGCCAGACTGGCGACCCGCGCCCCGGCCAAGGTCAACCTCTCCCTGAGCGTCCTTGGCCGCCGCGCCGATGGCTATCATGAGCTCGACAGCCTCGTCGCCTTCGCCGGTGTCGGCGACGAGCTCAGCCTGACGCCGGGCGAAGCCGGAGAGCTGCAAATCTCCGGCCCCTTTGCCGCCGGTCTCTCGACCGGCCCGGACAATCTCGTCCTCAAGGCCGAGCGCGTGCTTCGCGAAGAGATCGCCGGGCTGCGCTCCGGCCGCTTCCATCTCGTCAAGCGCCTGCCGGTCGCCTCGGGCATCGGCGGCGGCTCGACCGATGCCGCTGCGGCCCTGCGCCTGCTGGCGCGACTCAACGACCTGCCGCTCTCGCACCCGGCATTGCTCGCTGCCGCTGGCCGGATCGGCGCCGATGTCCCGGTCTGCCTGGAGGCGCGCGCCCGCGTCATGCGCGGCGTCGGCGAGCGGCTCGGCCCGGTGCTGAGGTTGCCGCGCTTGTTCGCGCTGCTGGTCAATCCTGGAGTGGCTGTCGAGACGGCGCCGGTGTTCCGTGCGTTGGGGCTCCAGTCGGGGCAGGGGCATCCGGGGGGCGTTGAGCCGTTCCAGGCGAACGCCTCCGCGCCCGCAACATCGGCAGCCCTGATCACCGCGCTGGCCGCCACCGGCAACGATCTCGAAGCACCGGCCCGCGTCGTCGCGCCGGCGATCGGCGAGGTGCTGTCGGCGCTGTCAGCCTCGCCGGGCTGCCGGCTGGCGCGCATGTCCGGCTCGGGCGCGACCTGCTTCGCCGTGTTCGACGATTGCCGCGCCAGCGCTGCGGCTGCCAAGCGTCTGGCGCATGGCCGGCCGGATTGGTGGCTGAAGCCGACTGTGCTGAGATAA
- a CDS encoding tetratricopeptide repeat protein: MTFQINGRSAALVLAFVAGLHVGVPALAQARPVEKFEPAESLEGNYLAAVVAGSARDLGAASIYLREAIRNDPQNSELLERGFVAFLADGAMNETFRAAEKLIQRDATNGLAQLALGVRALKQKNYGAARTQLQRGGRGRSADITATLLAAWAYSGSGETNRAIDTLERLKGESTFDRFRDFHAGLILDIAGRRNEANRRLKAAYDAEKTNLRLVDLWARQQARAGDSEAALATLNDFERSVRPNHPVVRDAIAKIGSKEPLQRIVGNTQQGAAEVLYGLASAGILQGDEATALLYLRFAVHLDPGHDLAVLTLADILERAKQTEDAVQVYRRMPENSPLRPVADIQIGLGLEQLGKTDEAVKHLEGIITARPDDIEAISALGNIYRSRKRFEEAAATYDKAVAKLGTPSRANWDIFYSRGIAYERIKKWPQAEADLRKSLELMPEALGRERALVLNYLGYSLVDQNLKLEEALGMLRRAVELRPRDGYIIDSLGWAHYRLGRYDEAVTELEKAMELRPSDPVINDHLGDVYWKTGRYLEARYQWNYARDLGPEPEDLTRILRKIDKGLEDPAPSANAAEPKKDGG; encoded by the coding sequence GTGACGTTTCAGATCAACGGCCGTAGCGCCGCTCTTGTGCTGGCGTTTGTCGCAGGTTTGCATGTCGGCGTGCCGGCACTCGCGCAGGCGCGCCCGGTCGAGAAGTTCGAGCCGGCCGAGAGTCTTGAAGGCAATTACCTGGCGGCCGTGGTAGCCGGCTCGGCCCGGGATCTTGGCGCGGCCTCGATCTATCTGCGCGAGGCGATCCGGAACGATCCGCAGAACAGCGAACTGCTCGAGCGCGGCTTCGTCGCCTTCCTCGCCGATGGCGCGATGAACGAAACGTTCCGCGCCGCTGAGAAGCTGATCCAGCGCGACGCCACCAATGGCCTCGCCCAGCTCGCGCTCGGCGTGCGTGCGCTGAAGCAGAAGAACTATGGTGCCGCCCGCACCCAGCTGCAGCGCGGCGGCCGTGGCCGCTCTGCCGACATCACCGCGACCCTGCTCGCCGCCTGGGCTTACTCGGGCTCGGGCGAGACGAATCGCGCCATCGACACGCTGGAGCGTCTCAAGGGCGAATCGACCTTCGATCGCTTCCGCGATTTCCATGCCGGGCTGATCCTTGACATCGCGGGGCGCCGCAACGAGGCGAATCGCCGCCTCAAGGCGGCCTATGATGCCGAGAAGACCAATCTGCGCCTCGTCGATCTCTGGGCGCGCCAGCAGGCGCGCGCTGGCGATAGTGAGGCGGCCCTGGCGACCCTGAACGATTTCGAGCGGAGCGTCCGCCCGAACCATCCGGTGGTCCGCGACGCCATCGCCAAGATCGGCAGCAAGGAGCCGCTGCAGCGCATCGTCGGCAACACCCAGCAGGGCGCCGCCGAAGTGCTCTACGGGCTCGCGAGCGCGGGCATTCTTCAGGGCGACGAGGCGACCGCGCTGCTCTATCTGCGCTTTGCGGTCCATCTCGATCCCGGCCACGACCTCGCCGTGCTGACGCTGGCCGATATCCTGGAGCGCGCCAAGCAGACCGAGGACGCCGTCCAGGTCTACCGGCGCATGCCGGAGAACTCGCCGCTGCGCCCTGTCGCCGACATCCAGATCGGGCTCGGCCTCGAGCAGCTCGGCAAGACCGACGAAGCGGTCAAGCATCTCGAGGGCATCATCACGGCCCGCCCCGACGACATCGAGGCGATCTCCGCGCTCGGCAACATCTATCGCTCGCGCAAGCGCTTCGAGGAGGCGGCCGCGACCTATGACAAGGCGGTCGCCAAGCTCGGCACACCGAGCCGCGCCAACTGGGACATCTTCTATTCGCGCGGCATCGCCTATGAGCGTATCAAGAAATGGCCGCAGGCCGAGGCCGATCTGCGCAAGTCGCTGGAGCTGATGCCGGAGGCACTCGGCCGCGAGCGCGCCCTGGTGCTGAATTATCTCGGCTATTCGCTGGTCGACCAGAACCTCAAGCTCGAAGAGGCGCTCGGCATGCTGCGCCGTGCCGTGGAGCTTCGCCCGCGCGACGGTTACATCATCGACTCGCTCGGCTGGGCGCATTACCGGCTCGGCCGCTATGACGAGGCGGTGACGGAGCTGGAGAAGGCGATGGAGCTGCGCCCGTCCGACCCGGTGATCAACGACCATCTCGGCGACGTCTACTGGAAGACCGGACGCTATCTCGAAGCGCGCTATCAGTGGAACTATGCCCGCGATCTCGGGCCGGAGCCGGAGGATCTGACCCGGATCCTGCGCAAGATCGACAAGGGTCTGGAAGACCCGGCGCCCTCGGCCAATGCGGCCGAGCCGAAGAAGGATGGCGGCTGA